Proteins from a genomic interval of Methanoplanus endosymbiosus:
- a CDS encoding sugar phosphate isomerase/epimerase family protein — MMLGISTHCLMEMPLENALSALDKVCDVVEIMNDGMHHIENPDIPLLFDYKYFMHAPSRSVNIASHLEPIRKGSVKVISDTIEIAAHINAHGVVFHPGYFAWERDRDVAAFQLQKSLLELKALSDEYSVPVFAENMTNWPYFFLRTPGDLPLITDFGFVLDVGHANLNSCLDKFLQAKISHFHLHDNYGADDDHFAIGRGNIDFEPVYDAIRKNDCSAIIEVGSFEGANRSYSLVKEKLGI; from the coding sequence ATGATGCTTGGAATATCAACCCACTGCCTGATGGAAATGCCGCTGGAAAATGCCCTTTCAGCACTGGATAAAGTCTGTGACGTTGTTGAAATTATGAATGATGGTATGCATCATATTGAAAATCCTGACATTCCTCTGCTTTTTGATTATAAATATTTTATGCACGCGCCTTCCAGGAGTGTGAATATCGCATCTCATCTCGAACCGATAAGAAAGGGCAGTGTAAAGGTCATATCTGATACTATTGAAATTGCGGCACACATCAATGCCCACGGTGTTGTTTTTCATCCGGGATATTTTGCCTGGGAGAGAGATCGCGATGTTGCAGCATTTCAGCTTCAGAAATCACTTCTTGAATTAAAGGCGTTGTCTGACGAATATTCAGTTCCTGTGTTTGCCGAAAATATGACCAACTGGCCGTATTTTTTTCTCAGAACTCCCGGTGATCTTCCCCTGATAACGGATTTTGGATTTGTTCTTGATGTAGGGCATGCAAATCTGAATTCCTGTCTGGATAAATTTTTGCAGGCAAAGATTTCACACTTTCATCTTCATGATAATTACGGTGCTGATGACGATCATTTTGCGATTGGAAGAGGAAATATTGATTTTGAGCCGGTTTATGATGCCATCCGGAAGAATGACTGCTCGGCAATAATTGAGGTTGGATCGTTTGAGGGGGCAAATAGAAGTTATAGTCTTGTTAAGGAAAAACTTGGGATTTGA
- a CDS encoding FKBP-type peptidyl-prolyl cis-trans isomerase, whose protein sequence is MTEESAYAKKGDTVRIHYTGKLEDGTVFDSSKGKEPIEFVIGGGMVISGFENGVLGMKPGEEKTNEIPVEEGYGERNEQLVLEIARSSLPEECVPELGMQLHIQQSEGAVLPVVITDITEENVTIDANHPLAGLPLTFDIELVEIVSEE, encoded by the coding sequence ATGACAGAAGAATCTGCCTATGCAAAAAAGGGTGACACCGTAAGAATTCATTACACCGGAAAACTTGAAGACGGCACTGTATTTGATTCATCAAAAGGAAAAGAGCCTATTGAGTTTGTTATCGGTGGCGGGATGGTAATTTCCGGCTTTGAAAACGGAGTGTTAGGCATGAAACCCGGAGAAGAGAAGACCAATGAGATTCCGGTTGAGGAAGGATATGGGGAGAGGAATGAGCAGCTGGTCCTGGAGATTGCAAGGAGTTCACTTCCGGAAGAGTGTGTGCCGGAACTGGGCATGCAGCTGCATATTCAGCAGTCGGAAGGAGCTGTTCTTCCGGTTGTGATCACAGATATTACTGAAGAAAATGTTACTATTGATGCAAATCATCCTCTTGCAGGGCTTCCTCTTACATTTGATATAGAGCTTGTTGAGATTGTATCTGAAGAATAA
- the rnhC gene encoding ribonuclease HIII, with protein sequence MAAKDDLAVLFDEICRNMKKNSIAVDSLKRISYGIQFKMNINGSPENMRIYQNGKGIIKYDYSQIKRKEYLPMVREIIEESNEPGSFTGKMRGNIQSNFDKFADAGNNSAHINSSGELRIAGSGLNQRERNSGRGEYDLGYPVIGTDESGKGDYFGPLVTAGVLVDEISALQLKFLGVKDSKEMNDSDIKLISGKIREVCKGRYAVTEVMPEKYNELYSRFRAKNENLNDLLACCHAEVIEDILSGNICRKALVDKFADDRVILDKLRGKGKEIEIVQLNRAEQNIAVAAASILARSVFVEGMERLSEEYSIMLPKGASPAVIAAGKKFVFRYGKSDLKKVAKVHFKTTGQIVS encoded by the coding sequence ATGGCTGCAAAAGATGATCTCGCGGTATTATTCGATGAAATATGCCGGAATATGAAGAAAAACAGTATTGCTGTGGATAGCTTAAAGAGGATCAGCTATGGCATACAGTTTAAAATGAATATAAACGGTAGTCCGGAGAATATGAGAATTTATCAGAATGGCAAAGGAATTATAAAATACGATTATTCTCAGATCAAAAGAAAGGAATACCTGCCAATGGTAAGAGAAATTATCGAGGAGAGCAATGAACCCGGCTCTTTTACAGGGAAGATGAGGGGGAATATCCAGTCAAATTTTGATAAGTTCGCAGATGCCGGTAACAATTCTGCACATATTAATTCATCAGGAGAACTCCGTATTGCAGGATCTGGTTTGAATCAACGTGAGCGTAACAGTGGCAGAGGTGAATACGACCTTGGTTATCCGGTTATAGGTACAGATGAATCCGGAAAAGGAGATTACTTTGGTCCTCTTGTCACTGCCGGAGTTCTTGTGGATGAAATTTCTGCACTTCAGCTGAAATTTCTTGGTGTTAAAGACAGCAAGGAGATGAATGATTCCGACATTAAATTAATCTCCGGAAAGATACGTGAAGTCTGTAAGGGCAGATATGCTGTTACTGAAGTTATGCCGGAGAAGTATAATGAATTGTATTCTCGGTTCAGAGCAAAGAATGAAAACTTAAATGATCTGCTTGCATGTTGTCATGCCGAGGTTATCGAGGATATCTTATCCGGAAATATATGCAGAAAGGCCCTCGTTGATAAATTTGCGGATGACAGGGTTATTCTGGATAAACTACGCGGTAAGGGAAAGGAGATTGAGATCGTTCAGCTGAACAGGGCTGAGCAGAACATTGCAGTTGCAGCAGCATCCATTCTTGCAAGATCGGTATTTGTTGAAGGCATGGAGAGACTCTCTGAGGAGTACAGTATCATGCTGCCAAAGGGTGCATCGCCGGCTGTAATTGCTGCCGGAAAAAAATTTGTTTTCAGATATGGAAAATCAGATCTGAAAAAAGTAGCCAAAGTTCATTTTAAGACTACAGGACAGATTGTCTCATAG
- a CDS encoding DNA repair protein RadA, with protein MVDKNQQYGRQRRGDAPTKCICPDCGYETDKIRGVPCRETKCPECGTTMMSK; from the coding sequence ATGGTCGATAAAAATCAGCAGTATGGAAGGCAGAGAAGGGGAGATGCACCGACAAAATGTATCTGTCCGGACTGTGGTTATGAAACAGACAAAATAAGGGGAGTTCCATGCAGGGAGACTAAGTGCCCGGAATGCGGAACGACAATGATGAGTAAATAG
- a CDS encoding carboxymuconolactone decarboxylase family protein: MNDKSKKAIEEFLSSRDDISAEILEESKEFFGRVPFILDILKERPKSFVFNTLGDFETLRPKSLDDATAELICVASATALGATACLKVHIGAALKAGATMDQVLDAIMIPAALGRTSILAPSLRVFKECRDNEMYE, encoded by the coding sequence ATGAATGATAAATCAAAGAAAGCCATAGAGGAATTTCTAAGCAGCAGAGATGATATAAGTGCTGAAATACTTGAAGAGTCAAAGGAGTTCTTTGGCAGAGTTCCCTTTATCCTTGATATACTTAAGGAAAGACCTAAATCTTTTGTTTTCAACACGCTTGGTGATTTTGAGACCTTAAGACCAAAGAGCCTTGATGATGCCACAGCAGAACTTATTTGTGTTGCATCCGCAACCGCACTCGGTGCAACCGCCTGCCTTAAAGTCCATATCGGTGCTGCACTGAAAGCCGGTGCAACAATGGATCAGGTGCTTGATGCAATTATGATTCCGGCTGCACTTGGAAGAACATCAATTCTTGCACCATCCTTAAGAGTTTTTAAAGAGTGCAGGGATAACGAAATGTATGAATAA
- a CDS encoding PAS domain-containing protein: MKNLIEILKITTIIISSALCILVSFISLNENLFAVFPHLYYIPIILSSYWYLRKGLVYSLFLSFIYLLFVLSYTTYSNELFIHALIRFCVFIGISLVVAILAGKEAELLTTVSKSDSRFRELLNNMSSGVCILKPEEKKSEYIIDQTNFSAGEIEGFIPEEIKGKLITDLKKEYSFMHLIPEINMVFQSEKPLRIPARYYSSTNIPGWRDHYIYKLSSNEIVITFNDVTNLKNAEIKLAESEERFDIALKSTKLGVWDWNYSTGNIEINDQYSKIYGYTAEEIKSDPELMRRNIFPEDMEILNRSFKKHLNKKSDYYEAEFRNLTKDRHLIWVHAIGKIVKWENGRPLRIIGIIMDITERKSYQEALKTANKKLNLLSGITRHDILNQITGVTLFLELLRDECKEHSTASENLDIIFSAVEKIQAQIEFAKDYQSLGLKEPVWQNVREVSCKSFSLLDYEGITFTSCRDNFEVLADIMLEKIFYNLFENSFRHGGEITEIQVSCFTDNSGKGKIIVEDDGRGIPEDIKDEIFNQGFGENTGLGLFLSREIFDITEITITENGTVGNGVRFEITVPQRNWREAK, from the coding sequence ATGAAAAATCTGATTGAAATACTTAAAATAACAACAATAATAATTTCATCCGCTCTTTGTATTTTAGTTAGTTTCATATCCTTAAATGAAAATCTCTTTGCAGTATTTCCGCACCTCTATTACATACCAATAATACTCTCATCATACTGGTATTTAAGAAAAGGTTTAGTCTATTCATTATTTCTAAGCTTCATTTACCTCCTCTTTGTACTCAGTTACACAACATACAGCAATGAACTGTTTATACATGCACTGATCAGATTCTGTGTATTCATAGGAATATCTCTTGTTGTGGCGATCCTTGCCGGAAAAGAAGCTGAATTATTGACCACAGTATCAAAAAGTGACTCCAGATTTCGTGAACTGCTAAACAATATGAGCAGCGGAGTCTGTATATTAAAACCGGAAGAAAAAAAATCAGAGTATATAATAGATCAGACAAATTTCTCAGCAGGAGAGATTGAGGGTTTTATTCCGGAAGAAATTAAAGGAAAACTGATAACAGATTTAAAGAAAGAATATTCATTTATGCACCTAATCCCGGAGATAAATATGGTATTTCAATCAGAAAAACCACTGAGAATACCTGCAAGATACTACAGCAGCACCAACATTCCGGGCTGGAGGGATCATTACATCTATAAACTGTCATCCAATGAGATTGTAATAACCTTCAATGATGTCACTAATCTCAAAAATGCTGAGATAAAACTTGCCGAATCAGAAGAAAGGTTTGATATTGCTCTTAAAAGCACAAAGCTTGGAGTCTGGGACTGGAATTATTCAACCGGAAATATAGAGATTAATGACCAGTATTCAAAAATATACGGATATACAGCCGAAGAGATAAAAAGCGATCCTGAACTGATGAGAAGGAATATCTTTCCGGAAGATATGGAAATACTCAATAGATCATTTAAGAAGCACCTCAATAAAAAGAGTGACTATTACGAGGCCGAATTCCGCAACCTTACAAAGGACAGGCATCTCATCTGGGTGCATGCGATAGGTAAGATCGTTAAATGGGAGAATGGCAGACCATTAAGAATTATCGGCATAATAATGGACATTACGGAGAGAAAAAGTTACCAGGAAGCACTGAAGACCGCAAACAAAAAGTTAAACCTCCTGTCCGGAATAACAAGGCATGATATATTAAACCAGATTACCGGAGTAACCCTTTTCCTTGAACTGTTAAGGGATGAATGTAAAGAACACAGTACAGCATCCGAAAATCTGGATATAATATTCTCAGCAGTAGAAAAAATTCAGGCCCAGATTGAGTTTGCCAAAGATTACCAGAGTCTGGGCCTTAAAGAACCTGTATGGCAGAATGTCAGGGAAGTCTCCTGCAAATCATTCAGCCTTCTTGATTATGAGGGCATTACATTCACGTCATGCAGAGATAATTTTGAAGTTCTGGCAGACATCATGCTTGAAAAGATATTTTATAACCTCTTTGAAAATTCATTCAGGCATGGCGGAGAAATTACTGAAATACAGGTCTCATGTTTCACAGATAATTCAGGAAAAGGTAAAATAATTGTTGAAGACGATGGCAGAGGAATTCCTGAAGACATCAAAGATGAGATATTTAACCAGGGATTTGGTGAAAATACCGGCCTTGGCCTCTTCCTTTCCAGGGAAATCTTTGATATCACTGAAATCACCATAACTGAAAATGGAACTGTAGGAAATGGTGTCCGTTTTGAGATAACCGTGCCTCAGAGAAACTGGAGAGAAGCAAAGTGA
- a CDS encoding MogA/MoaB family molybdenum cofactor biosynthesis protein, whose translation MDSSHISNVAINAGVITVSTTRNKDTDTSGKIICELFKLHSIDVNYYDIVPDIEEEIIKSLKKALESSNFIVFNGGTGITPDDCTIEAIEPHFQKKLDGFGEYFRLKSFDDVGTRAILSRATAGIIDKKAVFCIPGSNAAVKLAMEKIILKEASHIITHADKSIK comes from the coding sequence ATGGACTCATCACATATTTCCAATGTTGCAATAAATGCAGGTGTGATCACTGTTTCAACAACCAGAAACAAAGATACTGACACAAGTGGAAAAATAATCTGTGAACTCTTTAAACTTCATAGTATAGACGTGAACTACTATGATATAGTCCCGGACATTGAAGAAGAGATCATAAAATCACTCAAAAAAGCACTTGAATCCTCTAATTTCATTGTATTTAACGGAGGAACAGGTATAACTCCGGATGACTGCACAATAGAAGCTATAGAACCACACTTTCAGAAAAAACTGGACGGATTCGGAGAATATTTCCGGCTTAAAAGTTTTGACGATGTAGGTACAAGAGCCATACTCTCAAGGGCAACCGCAGGAATTATTGATAAAAAAGCAGTATTCTGCATACCGGGATCAAATGCCGCAGTAAAACTTGCAATGGAAAAAATAATTTTAAAAGAAGCATCCCACATAATAACCCACGCAGATAAATCAATAAAATAA